The Gammaproteobacteria bacterium genome includes a region encoding these proteins:
- the cas3 gene encoding CRISPR-associated helicase Cas3', whose amino-acid sequence MDREHTSVLNNFWAKTNENDARWHPLILHLLDVAACADAILAREPQSTRDRLAAVLGLDWMQARPWLLLLIACHDLGKGCPGFQCKWKNLSGLDAGASPDTTVNHAFVSQVALSELLLELDWPEDLAALVADAVGCHHGERAKPKTLDALSGNRRALGKSEWHEARRALFEALRGVFAPEVTPTKTSLNGPDFMLLAGLTSFADWIGSNEGEFDFGTPEDCEDLQKWFDRRRAEKAGKALNLIGWATRTPLATSPRTFHEVFGFPPRPLQQAMANTLVTLSQPAILLVEAPMGEGKTEAAYYAHLELQRRFGHRGLYIALPTKATGNAMFRRTLRFLKSQGFERSLDLQLLHGGALLNDDFQRLNPSGIHDPQSLGDVRAGEWFTHKKRALLSEYGVGTIDQVLLTILPVRHQFVRLWGLANRVVVFDEVHAYDAYTSTLLLHLLRWLLTLGSSVVLLSATLPPDFRRKLANLTRAQMPETDTGYPRLSVYAQDRNVGQIPFAADPSRRRQITIQPITAELPALRDTLDSRLAEGGYALALVNTVQRAQALYGLYPEGEPVLTDGQPIGKRLADDTEIFLFHARFPANCRQQREDAVLAMFGPPDEHTASGRIGRKILIATQVAEQSLDLDFDLIASDLAPIDLLLQRAGRLWRHQRGARPLAKPTLIVAGLVEDTPPSFGKPLWWGAVYREDVLLRTWCLLRSQPEITLPDAIDPYVQAVYEETVEVPDVLQDRHDRALTENEGKRQAHILEADRAIIGFPDDASWNDPARFNLYDEDEPGVHRTLMAHTRLGDDSVVVIPLWEADAFNADATPDFQQAKAWFLRAMSISHKSIVKPLQHAGIPEGWGKSTLLRNAYPLCLDAASRWIDDVSVRLDDELGLIYESKEAE is encoded by the coding sequence AAATGGAAAAATCTTTCCGGTCTGGATGCGGGCGCGAGCCCAGATACGACGGTCAACCATGCTTTCGTCAGTCAAGTCGCGCTATCCGAACTGCTGCTCGAACTCGATTGGCCAGAAGATCTGGCGGCACTCGTCGCCGACGCAGTGGGCTGCCATCACGGCGAACGCGCCAAGCCGAAAACTTTGGATGCTCTGTCCGGCAATCGCCGCGCACTTGGCAAGTCTGAATGGCATGAAGCTCGCCGCGCTCTATTCGAAGCGCTGCGGGGAGTATTCGCGCCAGAAGTTACCCCGACCAAAACAAGCCTCAATGGCCCCGATTTCATGCTGCTCGCGGGCTTGACCAGTTTCGCCGACTGGATCGGCTCGAATGAAGGTGAATTCGACTTCGGCACACCCGAGGATTGCGAAGACCTGCAAAAGTGGTTCGACAGACGCCGTGCTGAAAAAGCTGGTAAGGCGCTCAATTTGATCGGATGGGCGACGCGCACACCGCTCGCTACCTCACCGAGAACCTTCCACGAGGTTTTTGGATTCCCGCCCCGCCCTTTGCAACAAGCTATGGCGAACACGCTTGTCACCTTGAGCCAGCCCGCCATCCTGCTCGTCGAAGCGCCAATGGGTGAGGGGAAAACCGAGGCTGCGTACTACGCCCATCTGGAACTGCAACGCCGCTTCGGGCATCGTGGCCTGTATATCGCGCTGCCGACCAAGGCTACCGGTAACGCCATGTTCCGGCGCACGCTGCGCTTCCTGAAAAGCCAGGGTTTCGAACGGTCACTCGACTTGCAACTGCTGCACGGCGGGGCGCTGCTGAATGATGACTTTCAACGCTTGAACCCCAGCGGCATCCACGATCCGCAATCGCTGGGCGACGTGCGCGCGGGCGAGTGGTTCACCCACAAGAAGCGTGCGCTGCTCTCAGAATACGGCGTCGGCACCATCGATCAGGTGCTGCTCACCATCCTGCCGGTGCGCCACCAGTTCGTGCGGCTCTGGGGGCTGGCCAATCGTGTCGTGGTGTTCGACGAAGTCCATGCCTACGATGCCTACACCAGCACGTTGCTCTTGCACTTGCTGCGTTGGCTATTGACGCTGGGCTCGTCGGTCGTCCTGCTGTCGGCGACGCTGCCGCCCGATTTCCGACGCAAGCTGGCGAACCTGACACGCGCTCAGATGCCAGAAACGGACACCGGCTACCCTCGCCTCTCCGTCTACGCGCAGGACCGGAACGTCGGCCAGATTCCCTTCGCCGCCGACCCCAGCCGACGCCGGCAGATCACGATCCAGCCCATCACGGCCGAACTCCCCGCTCTGCGCGATACGCTCGACAGCCGGCTTGCAGAAGGCGGTTACGCCCTGGCGCTGGTCAACACCGTACAGCGCGCGCAGGCGCTCTATGGCCTTTATCCCGAGGGCGAGCCCGTCCTCACCGACGGCCAGCCCATCGGCAAACGGCTTGCCGACGACACCGAGATTTTCTTATTCCACGCACGTTTTCCTGCCAACTGCCGCCAGCAACGCGAAGACGCGGTGCTGGCGATGTTCGGCCCGCCGGATGAACACACAGCCTCCGGGCGCATAGGGCGCAAGATTCTGATCGCCACCCAGGTGGCCGAGCAAAGCCTCGATCTGGATTTCGACCTCATCGCCAGCGACCTCGCCCCCATCGACCTGCTGCTACAACGCGCAGGCCGATTGTGGCGGCACCAGCGCGGTGCACGTCCGCTGGCAAAGCCGACACTCATCGTCGCCGGGCTTGTCGAGGACACGCCGCCCAGTTTCGGCAAACCGTTGTGGTGGGGCGCGGTGTACCGCGAAGATGTCTTGCTGCGCACCTGGTGTTTGCTGCGGAGCCAGCCCGAAATCACGCTGCCCGATGCCATCGACCCCTATGTTCAGGCGGTGTACGAAGAAACAGTTGAAGTCCCGGATGTTCTGCAGGATCGCCACGACCGTGCGCTCACCGAAAACGAAGGCAAGCGGCAAGCGCATATCCTTGAAGCCGACCGAGCCATCATTGGCTTCCCCGACGATGCATCGTGGAATGACCCCGCGCGCTTCAATCTTTATGATGAAGACGAACCCGGTGTTCACCGCACGCTCATGGCACACACTCGCCTTGGCGACGATTCCGTCGTCGTCATCCCGCTGTGGGAGGCAGATGCGTTCAACGCCGACGCAACGCCCGATTTCCAGCAAGCCAAAGCCTGGTTCCTGCGCGCCATGAGCATCTCGCACAAGAGCATCGTCAAGCCCCTGCAACACGCCGGCATTCCGGAAGGCTGGGGAAAAAGTACACTGCTGCGCAACGCCTACCCGCTGTGTCTGGACGCAGCATCACGCTGGATAGACGACGTGAGCGTACGGCTGGACGATGAGTTAGGGCTGATTTACGAATCAAAGGAGGCCGAATGA